The following DNA comes from Fusarium fujikuroi IMI 58289 draft genome, chromosome FFUJ_chr03.
TTGTTGGACAAAAACCAGGTTTTGATGTTGACAGGATCCATCGACATCACTGGCTTTGGAGCTGCCTCTGCAGCTCTCTTTAACGGCACTACATACCAACCATATGCGATGACAATCAAGGCGGGTGATGGTCCAGGCACTATTGCTGGCATCTTCACCCAGCGTGACAGTTTCTTCAAAGAAGGTAAGTGTATCACCGATCTTGCGGGTAAACAACCGTACTAACCTCATGTTAAGAGAAGCATATGGCCCTAGGCTTTGTGGTTCTTATCGGACTTGCTATTGCGCTTGGTCTGatgctcctcctcgtcctttGTGGCATTATTCTCGATCGCATTCGCAAGAAGCGAGAGGGCTACGTCCCTGCACCTACGTCCATGTACGACCGGGGCAGTGGAATGCGACACATCCCGCCTCATGAGCTCCTCGAGTCTCTCGGTCACGGGCGAGGTGGTGCACCACCGCGTGTCTGAGCaaataagaagaaagaaaagaaaagattcCCGATTTCTGGGGTTTGTTGTCATTTTAGCAAGCTGCATACGTGTCTGATCTGATACCTTTGGCGTTCTGGAAAGGTGTATGGGGTTGTTTTCGGACCAGGGAAGTCCATTGCTATTTTCGAACATGGAAATTCAATTCAGGTCCCCCAGCATGAGCATATGGGCTCTTGACACCAAAATTCGAAACCATGTCGTTCAAAAAACTTCGGCTTAAAACCACGTCCCTACTTCGGCTGGATTCTGGAGGGGGGCCATCTCCAACGGCAACCAGTTTACCTCGACAACTTCGAGGTATGTTCTCCCAGTACCTCACCGCATTTCTCTTGTttatgtttttttttttgtttttgtttttgtttttttacTTCACTTCATGAGGTCATGACCCACCGGTTAATGTGTACCTGTTTattcttcctcgtcgataCCATACATAGGTGCCTTTGTCGACCTGCCGTCTTTTCTCGCTGTATATTACCTTCTGCGCAGTTTCCGACCCCTGAACTGCTGAGGACCTCAGGTTTTGTACCTTTGTTCCTCTTTCAAACTTCCGTTGCTGTGAGGGCGCTGGAAGGAGAACTTGAATCACTTGAGGGCTCGGGATAGTTATCTGGTGGCTCTAGTTGAGGATGATTTGGTCGATGGCGCTGGGGTTAGAAGAAGCCATCTAGCAGTGAGCATGGCGATATGATACTCAGCTGACCTAGAGTAGCTTAATTTGAGTGGTTATAGTCTCCTAAATGTTCCCATCTTCCATGCAAGTGACTTGCTGCAGAGGAGACATTATGTCTGCAAGATTTCAATGGACTTCTCCCTGGGGGTTGAATAGGAGCAGGTCGACACACACacatttatatatatatccaTTGTCTTCAATATTCGTAATCTACAACTTTAGACGGCGGCTATATCTCCGAATTCAAGCATAACTCTGGGTGGCTATTTAGTAATGCTTGTTGGTGGCATGGATTCTTGAGCAGGAGAGTTGTAAATTTCCCTTTTCACCAACTACCTTATTGTTTCTTGCAACATTGTGACCTTTGTGCCTGTTCCTTTATGCTCTTTCGGTGGTGGGACTATACAAATGCGCGATGCTACGTAGCATAGTATTTGAGTTCAAAATCGCACTCTTGTCAGCCCATTCTTAAAACTAGCCTTGACTCTGTCTCAGAAGCAAGTGGCCGAGGCCACACCGATTGGAGCTTTGTGTTGTGAAAGGCTGGGGAGGGGAGAGAGCTTGTCTTACCCTGTTCAGACTTGTCTTGCAAGCTTCCTCTGTCGCGGCAAATGGAGAACACTCTGGGGTAAAACATAAGGGAACTCTCCCTAATGAGTTGACGGTTTCCGTTTGGTCGTTAACAAGTGAGGCGGACGATATCTGTTGGTTGAAGCGGCTATGCACGCTTGACACAATTGGGCTGCGAGGATGCTCCTTGCTTAGAAAACAGCTCCCGCTTAAGTGACGCGCCCCAAGACCGGCGTTCCTGGCCCAAAGTTGATGCTATAGCAGTAAGCATATCAATATTGAGAGGGTCTCATGCCAGAGATGTTCATGTCATTAAACTGTTTAACTACACCTCGATGTCTTTGTTCAAAGATTACCCTAGACCACAGGCGTCGCATCTCTTGTCATATGCCACACATAATACCTAGTAGTTACGAGACCTAGGTAGTATCGCTCTTTCTCTCTGTCCCACTCTACATGCACCACGATACCTCTTCATGGAAATACATACACAAAATAGGGCGGGGTTTCGAGGGCTCAAGACTCACACTGCCACCTCAGCAAGGTCGAGTGTCGTATCGTGAACCCTGTGATGAGTGCCAAGGAAACTCTGTTTCCTTCAAAGTGGATCGGATCGGGTTCAGTCAAGACATCGTCCTCGGAAGCACAGAACCGCCGTATGTGATGCAATGCTTATAGCAGACCAATAATGGCGGCAGCTAAAGGCAAGGCACAAACAACAACGACAACTACCTGACGTTAACCTAACCTAACTAAACAGCCTTGCCTGCGATTGTGCTGAGGCCTTACCCGGGCTTGTGAGTTGTGAGGGGCATTACTCCCTAGCCTCAAGTTAGGAGCAGATCGATGACGCTGCAGACATACCTTACACCCCGCCGCAACCCTCTTGCATTTGTCTCTGGTTAGGTAGGCAAAGAGATTCACTCAATGGTTGGTTGTTCGCCTTTCCCCTGCCTCTGCCCAGTAATGACAACCCGAGCAGGATTCCAAGGGTCAACACCAACCTGAAGTCAGCATGCTCCATGACGCAAACTCTTCTCCTTCCTCCCCTCCTCCATTGTCAAGCGCCGGCCAAAAGCTGCAAGGACGGATGCAGTCCGAAAAGCCAACTGCATCACGGAAATGGGGCCTTACCGGCGCCGCCACGGCATCATTAGCAAACACCCAACGGTACAGCACCATACCTATTATCTCGAGTCTTCTGAGTACATGTACATACAACATAATGAACTTATTAAGCAGCGACGACACGGGATGCTCCATGCCAATGGGCAACGCCTGAGGCAACCACAGCAACGTCTAGTCCGGAAGCCAAGACAACGCGTAGCCTAACAGTGGACGACGTCGATACTGCAGGTGCTCAGAAGGAACAATATGAGATAAACGCGCTACAGGGACCATTGCCGGTGGCGATAGTGGACGAGAGGGTGTGGAGTTCACATTTGCCATATGCAAGATAGAGCCCATCACTCCAAATCACTCTACCGCCAGCGCCGCGGTAGTTGTGTTGCCCAGTGAATGATGGCAATTGCTCGAATCCCATATAATAGACGTACGGTGTACGTGTGGTTGTACATATCGCCTTGGCAAAAAACATGGCGCTCTGGGAATGCCAAAGAGCCAGATAAATCGTTCCGTTTGCATGTCTCGGCGATTTTACGGGTGCATTAACGCCTCCTCTGTTCTACCAAACGCCGCATAATTTAACATCGACAGTGTTAATGGAGCTGTGTAAGGTAGACTGAGTGAGTATCGGTTGACCACTGGGACGTTTTCAGGGGCGATAGAATGTCGAGTCAAGAAAAGGTGTTGCAGAGCCATGACATGACTGATATGACATCCATGACCAAGCGACTAGTCCGAATTCTGCCTCTTCGAGATAAGTGTATGTACATACGACTTCTAACGGATGCTATCAAGACAAGGCCAAAATGATTCAGTTGAGCAAAAACGACCGCCGCTTCTCTTGAAggtgtactccgtaccggGGTAGACAATGGGGGAGCAGTGGGCCCCCGGCACTCAGTCGGTAGCGCGCTTCTACTTCTGCACCTCCAAAAgactgacttgacttgaccagGAGAGACAAGGCGGGAGGCGCGCAGGGGTTGGCCAAGTACCGTGAGCTCAAGCCTAGACGAGCTAAGGCAAATTGAATGGAGCCTGGCAGAACAAAAGATCCTGAGAAGACCCCAGTAACAGCACCCAACAAGGTTCTGATGGATGGGGACTGAAAGGGCTCCTCGACCTATCTGCACCCTTGGACACACACTACACACTCCTGTTCCTCCCAAGTGACATGGGACTGGCTACTGTACACCTGTGGCCTGTCCGATGTCATGTAAGTGATGGCCTCATCACTTCATCAATCCCTAGTTTGCGGCGGAcatctcaatatcttctCAGCCCTGCCCCTTGTTGGCAATGGTACCAGCTGAAAGGTCCTTTCCATCACAACCCTGTTATGTATTATGGCGCCAAGCGATTACCCCCTTGGGTCACGTTGGTTGATAGAGCCGCTAGCAAAAACAACGTTGCGTCTGCGGTTGCAGTCTAAATGTGCCTACTGCCCAATGGAGCCAGAGTTGGTCCATTCGATAAACACGCTAGACATCGAGACGATTGTGCCAGGGGCCTCGTCTAAGATATCGGATATCCAAACACCAAATAACCTTCGATGAGATGAGACACGTCTACGTGACCTGAGTGCACGGGTATTGtttttggcttcttgacgatCAAATGTACCCGAATACTTGGAATCACTTTTCCATACAGTGCCTCATTCGTGAGTTCAGATTGGAGTCAAGGTTCATTGTACCTTCATGCTTCAGAGCGGACATGAATCCGAGTGGCCATGAACTTCATATTTGGTCTTCGAATGAGCAACGGGCGCGACAATGCGCACGGTCGCTCGAGCGGAGGCTCCTCTGTTGTCCAACAGCCTCTCCTAAAAGCCTTCTCCCTCAGCGGACTCGACTTGACAAGTGACAAGAGCTGCCGCGTCAGCTAAACCTCAATGATTGAATCAAGCCCTGGCTCTTGATGCTCTGAGACCCAACTCAACTGGGTCCATGCCATGATACCTACTCTTCCGTCTTCCTCACCAGGAACCAGTCTGAAGAGCCAAGACCCGCTCTCGGGATGCCCAAAACGCTCATTGTCTCCACCCCATCATAGGCCATCATGAACAGGTGCCTTCACCCGCTAACCCGTCTCTGAGCGGTTCATGTTTTGACTCGTGCGTCTGttatgcttcttctcctgtgGCACCGGCATTGCAGCGTCCCGAGCTGCTAGTTGCGCGCCAAACATGCACCGGCTACCTAGCCCCACAGCCGTGTCCTTCCAGTCTACCAGTGCAGACACGGCTGTATCTAATTGCCTGTCCTGCTACCGGCCTGACTTTGCTCCGGACGCACCGGCCGAGTCTGTACACAGAAACAGAGGGGCTCTGCGCTGGTACCTTGCCGCGATACATTGACATCGCAGGTTCATCTAAACTCACGCGGGACCGGGATTGATGTAAATCCACCGCTGTGAGAAGGGCGGGATGCCGCGGAAGAAGTTCCCTGGGATTGATAAAAGGAGATTAAGATTGAGGCGTCAGATCGAACAACACAGGGGTAGGTCTTGGCAGCGGATTGGAAGCTCCCCAAAATGCTGGGGAAGATGAGCATCACTCCTCTGCCAGGCAACTCAATGGCCCATTTTATCTCAGCTGTTGGTACAGTACAATACAGTGCTGTAACCAGTTCCCAACAGGATGGTTCAAGGAAGATTCATCTTGACGATCACCGCTGCACTGGTGCTCAACACGTGTTACGTGGATTGAACGTCAGTCCGTTCGTCAACCATTGCCACGGGTTCATAGAAGCCAGCAAAGAAAGATCTACATGTCACCATCTGGGGTGACTCAAAGCGTCGATGCATATCGCTCGAGGTTATTCGAATTTCGTATGTTTTAGTGCCTGTCCAGCATAGCACGTCAACACTAGTGTCCCAATCTCGTTGCAATGTCATGGTTCACGTGAAATCCCCTTAGACTTGTACTTTTAGTGATGATCTGAGTACGACGTGACTGGTGGGTTGCGATGAGTCTTTGTCTTGGGAAGAATGAATCGTGGGGGCAATATTCAAGACCATGTAAGGTCCTGCTCTCTGGTATTGCCAGTGTGTAGATAGAGAGCTGGGATCGAGACAGAATGTCGAGCCGTGCATCACAGCCTGGAATCATTGCCTCAATGCGTGCTTGATACACGCCCTGGGCATGGATTGAAAACTGTTGCCTGGACGGTGACACTTATCTAAGGTTGTATGTCAGAACATACATGGAGTGACGTTTGTGATCATGGGTTTGGGCCAGTCtggggaaagaaaacactaCTTTGAGATGGCAGGAAACAACTCGAACTCAAACCAGCGCCATCGGCTCTTCTTTCGCTGTAATATCACTAAATCCACTTGCTAATCTTGAATGCGAGATGATATTTGATGGAACAATATCCAATCGATAAAGAATCAAAGctgaagcaaagaagatAGTCAGGTGTGCCGTCGGGGTTGCAGTCGTTGACCGGGAATATTTTGAGGCGGGCTGGGGAATGCTGGTAGATTCTGAGACATACCCCTGCAACAAGGTCAGCGTTGAATGGCTTGATTGCTCCATTCATGGAACCGTAAACCCATAATTTTCACTCTTGATGCCCCTTCAAATCTTCACGAGCAGTGAGCGTTTTCCAGACTCATAACCACCAGTTCGGGCAGTCCGATATCTGCAACCCAAACCAGGACCTGCTTGCCTTCGCGGACATTTTAGCCTTCTAGAAAACACAGGGAATTTGGCAAAGTGCAACCTCACAGCAGCCCAATCGAAGTTGAGCAAGTGTGTAACGTGGGCGACGTCTGTGTCAGCTCGCCTGCCAGCCCCGTAGTGATCGACAAGTCGTCAATCTCGGGTATCAGGGCGAGCTAGATGAACCAgtacaaaaaaaaaaacatgcGTTGTATTGCAAGAGCGCAGGGACCGTGTATCTTAAGGGTTACGTAAAATAATGTAATTTTACAGTTGTGAGTATTGTAATATTGAAAGTGGTGCACGGGGCGAGAGTTGCTTCCTGGGAAGCCCATGTTCTAGACACTGTTTCGTGTGCTCAAAGAGCCGGATCGACACCACGAAGACAACGCTTGTCGGGATAGTGTCGGCATCGTTGACAAGGTGCAGATTCGAATGCCGGAGGGTAATGATGATCGCAAGATCTGGGAGATAATCACAATTAAAACCTCGCTGGGGCCCCTTGCGCAAGTTATGTTTCAAACATCCCTTTTCGGCTTGCCCTTTTCCAATTCGGAATAGTTGGTTCCATTAGGTCTTTCCCGTCAGAACATTACCGTCCCAGCAGCCTGTACGGAGTAGGAGGCTCAGCTGGAATCCAATGAAGGCCAGAGGGCAAGTTCCTACTCACCAATGCGTAGCACCGAATTGAGGGCTTAATGATCTTGCCACGGTTCATCGAGTACAAAGCCGTGAGAATATTCTTTCGGCTGTGAATTCCGGTTCCCCCCGGACGATTCAATACAATGACTTTCTTTCTATAAGAAAATACAGAAATTGCTTTTCCAGACTCACGGAGCCCCAAACATCAGTGCTTGGACCCTACGGATGTGCTCGTGAGAGCTGGAGCGAAAGAGCAGACCGTAGAAAGTGCCAAGGACTTGCTAGGAAACATTGGCAACGTCGACAGCCAAGAGCAAATCTTATTCCGTAGCGGTCTGCGATGGCTGGTCCGACCACTTTCTGGGACCCCCTTTCGTTTTCGTCGTTGACCCATCCCAAGCAGCTTCCTTGTGGCCTTTTGCATTTCCCATGCTTGGTCAAATCAGATTCACGGCTTAAGACAGTTTGGTGTTATTTCCGTAGCAGGTCgaatgaagaggagggtCACCCGTATCGACGACTGGCTGTATCCGGGTCTTCATGCATCGCGGGGCGCCACTCCCATCATTGCTATAGCAAACGGGTGGGCCTATCGCGCATGTGCTCCGTATACCACTCCGTATCACAGAGGGCATCAAGCGTAATGGCTGCAAGTGGACTGTAGATAAACATCTTGTGTTGTCGACATTGATCAGGGAGGCATTTGGTTCATGCAGAACAATCTGTGGTCGGCTTGGTCCGTTTTGGCTGGATTATGGCGACTAAATGTTAGAAGAACTGATCGAGAAGGGAGGTAACATCCTGACTCTCTATGACTTTGGAAAAGGACCCCCGCATCGATCACTGGGTACTAatggtaaggtaggtagggaaGTTAACGCGCCTACCTAATACGGTAGTGTATATTTGAATCGCGGAAGGGTTGTTCCTTCATACCAAATCGAGGGTAGGTACTCATTATGGCAGCACCTTTGGTTTTTTCCCTTCATCCCAAGGCACACTTTTCCGTCCATATCCAGAGGCTAGAGCAAAAGGCCAACACTGGCACACAGCAAATCACCCACACATAACTCTAATTGATACATGATACACGACACGGCACTGAGTTTGATCTCCCCGAAAAGTCATCCTAATAATCAGGAGCCGTTCCCCAATACGGGGGCGGCGTCAAGCTAGCAGAGGTACCACGGGTCAAATCTGAGCACAGGCAAAGCCACACGCGCCGAAACGTCAACTCTCAAGCGTTCAATCTAACGAAATGCCTCTACCAGCCAAGAACTACAGTACGTATTCGCAATGGATGACTGACTGAAAGACCGACATCAAACCCCATCGAGAAAACTACAATGTCGCAAGATTCCAACTGCACATAAGTTGGGGGCAAAGGGCTTCAACACCCGGCAGGCATGGCAGGAATTGTTTAGTGCCTTGGCCTGTTAATTATCCGCGCTCATTATCCGTGCTCATCGGATACTGATGCTGATACTACACCAAGATCATAGGCGGGCATATATGCAATGCTCTGTGGTGCCCCGCGAGTGTTGGAGTACGGCGCAACAGGGCAGGTGGAAAAGTAAATACTGAAGGGGACATTTGGAACTCCGTACTAGGGAAACCAAGCCGACTCGCGGCGTGCAGTTATGGCATCACTGCAACACCACTTTTGGGGGGTCATGATTCcagtgagagtgagagtaACGCTGTCCCACCTCGTTTTTGGAGCAAAATGATGACGGCGATGCCAGAGGTTCTCAGGGTCTTGTCGTTTGTTTGGTCTTGCATGGCCTTGTGAGTGATGGACTGTTTCTGCCCTTGTCAGAGCCCTGTGGCATCTTTCAAGGGTTCACAACGTCAGTCAGTTGCCATCATATGCCAGGCTATCCTAGACAGTTGATGTCAATGCTCTTTTGTCACCCTCCACCGTGCGTTAAGTTATCGTGCATGCTCACGGTTTGGCGGATGAGCAAATATCAATGTCAACGTCAAGGCAATGCGATGGCATGGCATGCCTCTACTAGCCCCTAGCGTCGACCTCAAAGGCTGTTTCAATTCCTTCACCGTCTCGAGTTCCCGGCGTTTCTTGTCTCGTTTGTGAGTTCCACTCACACTTGCTGGAGTCGCTTTCTGACGTACCTTACGTCAGGGCTCTCATGGGTAAACACCCTTCCGCGACAAGGGCGTCTTGTGGCGGACGCCTCCCGTGGAGCTTTTGGCGGCTTTTAGCTCTTGTCAAGTATCTGGTACGTCTTGGGCTCTTCTTCCCACCCTTGGCATTGCTTGTTGACCTGGGATCCTGGCCATTCCCCATGACCAAGCGCACAACTCGACAACGCCCACTCAAATAAAATCCactcaacaagaagctctCTGCAATCCATTCCCACAACACTAGGCAAGCCTATGCGGATCCTCGATGCTGCCGTTGAGTGGCTTGAAGGACCCTCGATTCCCACCCGCCGCCCGCGTCGCAACAAGTCACCTACAGGCACGCTTTCATTTGGCTCGCAGACCCTGCATATTATGATCCCGCCCTGTCTGTCGTCCACCTCAATTCACAGTCCAGTACGTACCCAAGATGCTCCCCGGCCTTGTAATTCATCTCAGACCCTCCACATCAGTGGCGTTCGTGAGTGCTTGGATAGCGGGGGTCCCTTTGCAAACTGCCGTCCGTAGCCTTACCCACTTCCACTTGTCTGTTCTCTTGTCAGTCTTCAGCTCTGAGGACACCCCTCCCATAGACATCCTATGCCACCTTGTGTACCCCCGTAATCCTTCTCATCTGCCATCGACGCACCCCTCCGAACAGAAGAACAAGTTAGCGGTGTTTGATGTTCATTTTGGTAGGATCAGACCTTGACCTGCTATTTGAATAATCAATTGTTTTTATTCCATCTTCAAAAATATTGATGGCATCATAGCAGGTGTTTATGTATTCTTTTTCTGCTGTCTCATGAATCTATCTCATCTCTGGTTTGGCATTGATAGACTTAAGGGTTTCTTCCAGGATTTCTGCTCCAAATCTCTTCGAAAGCCGCTGATCTTTGCGCTGTCTGCCACCGCGGACGCTACCATTTGGATGCCGTAGGCTGTCAAGttaagtcaagtcaagttgtGGATTAGAGACTGTCTCCATCATCTTATGCAGCCCACAACCCCCTGGTTTGCTGCTTGACCTGGCTACTTGGTCCTACGACCCTACCTCATCGCACTAACCCTGTCGCCTCAGCCATTGTGAAAAGACGTCGGCCTGCCGATCACTTAGACCAGAGTCGTCacaccttttttttttcttttcagAGACGGGGGAACTCCACTCTTCTCCCGCAGCCCAGCCCGTTTCCAGAGATAGATTGACGCACGTCAATTCGCACCCAGACACTTAAGACTTCGCTGATCCCACCTTGGCCCCGACTCAACTCCCCATATCATCTCCAACCTGGACGGGATCTTCTGTCTCTGATCTGTATCACCGACTTGGCTTTTATTCTAGTTAGGATCCCGCATCTGATCAACAAACCTTTTCCCCCCCCTCTACTACGCTTCTGCCCACTGATCTATGTTTATATTGCACATCAACCACTACACTTCACATCACCACTATCACGTACCAATATGACCATGACGCTCGACACCACTCAGCAGCGGTTTGGGCCTTCGTTGAATTTCGACTATTCAGCGCCTGCACAACCGCCTGCATTCTCGAACCCATGgtcctcttcaccatcacaGCATCCTCCTGCGGGAAGCAGTCTCTTTGTTGGTAGCCAACCTGCCCTCAACCCAAGCATCATGGCAGGGAAGCCACCCCAAAGTCGTGCGAGCACCAGCAGCACTTCTTCAATGGCCTCATATGGAGGCGGGATGCCAGTTCCCAACACATCTGCAGGTAAGTTTTGAGATGCTAGCATCGATAACATATGATCAATCAACTGACAATACTGCACAGATCTTCTTAGCATTAACAGAATGCAAACAACATCTGCTGCTTATGGAGATCCTACTTACACCACATCTGCCTCTCCTGTCAACCACCAATTTGCACCTACATCAGCTGCCCCGTATGATACGCTGGGCTACGCACCAGCTCCCGTGCGCCCTCCACCCTTTGGGCTCGCTCCGGCTGATGACCACGCCAGAAGGTACTCGCAGCAGTAAGTATCCTCGACCCGACAGATCTATTTTCCTCACTCACACTATGGGCAGTAGCATCCAGGATGAACGGAGGAGCTTTGCAGATGCTCTCGATGCTAGCCATGGCATGCTGGCCATGAGCCAGGAGACACCTCGACCTATCTATGGCGCGCGAAGTGATCGATCCTCTGTTGATTCCTATGGATTCCCTTCTACCCATTCAACTAGCTCTTCTATTTCTTCCAGTGGTAACTTCAGCTCTTACTATGGCGACTCCGTTTCTGATTACTCGACTGCGGGTTCTGATATTGAGTCGGTGTCTTCGAGGACTCTACCCAGACCTCAGGGCCTGATGGGCTCACAAATCCCACCTGCGCCACAGTCCATGATGGGCCAGTTCAGCTCCAAGGTTTCATCCAGTACACAGAAGAAGCATAAATGCAAGGTCTGCGATAAGCGATTTACTCGACCTAGTTCTTTGCAAACCCATATGTACAGCCACACAGGCGAGAAGCGTATGTTCCCTTGCATCCAGAAGATACCACACTCGCTAACAAGATGCAGCTTTTGcttgtgaggttgaaggaTGTGGCCGACATTTCTCAGTTGTTTCCAATCTTCGACGCCACCGAAAGGTCCATCGTGGTGATGCCCGCTCTGAGGCTGGCTCTGAGGACCATCACTCCGACTAAGGACGTTCTCCGATCAAAAACTTTCATGACGAGTACAGGACATAGGCAAAAGAGACTGGAACCTGAAGGGAGGCGACCCAACAATAGTCTAAGTGACCGTTTGGTTGGCAACAAATCGCATTGTTTTATCACCTGCAAATATTATTACAACATGGCTCAGCGCGGCATAGAGAAACGGGACAGAAAAGGATGAGAAAGTATGGGtgcgaggacgaggaggacagTGACGGTGTATACGATTCGAGTCTATCGCTTATGGTGCATGGGGTTCTTTGCCCATGAATTCTGGGGTTTACTATTGGTATTTTGGGATGGGAATAGGCGGAATGCTGGGCCGACCTACCGATACCCTTCCACGCGGCGTTTATGGAGTTGACCGAGCTACGGTCCTGTCGTTATTCATGTTTAGGCACACGAGGCCTTGAGCTTTACTTCGAAGCGATCGTTCATGCCCTTTTAGGGCACCTGTTATTCTCTCGACAATAAGGCACTGTGAGCCTAGGACATTACTGAGATGGACACAGACGAGCTTTTTAGGGGGAGGCTTGTACTACTAGTTTCATATTTTACGGTCACGATATACCCAGTCCGGACCATGCACAGCCTGGTCTGTCGATAATGGGCCAGGGGCTTTACAGGACAAAAGACAGACCATGGTGTTGGCAAGATGTGGGCACgacgatgaagttgatgagaagaggtgCAGATTATAGAGTGCAAGCAGTCTTATAAGAATTACACTTGAGATGAaaacttaaaattaagttgGTATGGTGACATATGGAGTGATGTTTTTGAGCGCTGTGTCAACTGATGAGATGAATTTCCAAAGGTACAAAAATTTGTTTCACGGACACagggaaaagaagggaaCATTTCCATCGTGATGGGAATCTGTGAGAATGCCAT
Coding sequences within:
- a CDS encoding related to krueppel protein: MTMTLDTTQQRFGPSLNFDYSAPAQPPAFSNPWSSSPSQHPPAGSSLFVGSQPALNPSIMAGKPPQSRASTSSTSSMASYGGGMPVPNTSADLLSINRMQTTSAAYGDPTYTTSASPVNHQFAPTSAAPYDTLGYAPAPVRPPPFGLAPADDHARRYSQHSIQDERRSFADALDASHGMLAMSQETPRPIYGARSDRSSVDSYGFPSTHSTSSSISSSGNFSSYYGDSVSDYSTAGSDIESVSSRTLPRPQGLMGSQIPPAPQSMMGQFSSKVSSSTQKKHKCKVCDKRFTRPSSLQTHMYSHTGEKPFACEVEGCGRHFSVVSNLRRHRKVHRGDARSEAGSEDHHSD